One region of Cyanobium sp. M30B3 genomic DNA includes:
- a CDS encoding acylphosphatase — protein sequence MPGDSLSPGRSSKARRSEANARRFLQPGETRLASPSERWQLIVRGRVQGVGYRAACCSRARELGLGGWVRNRADGSVEVQAEGPASDLAELRLWCERGPAVAQVTGVAVTTLGSTGQDWFEIHA from the coding sequence ATGCCCGGAGATTCCCTCTCCCCCGGACGCAGCAGCAAGGCCAGGCGGTCTGAGGCCAACGCCCGGCGCTTTCTGCAGCCCGGTGAAACGCGGCTGGCCAGCCCCTCGGAGCGCTGGCAGCTGATCGTGCGCGGACGGGTGCAGGGGGTGGGCTACCGGGCCGCCTGTTGCAGCCGGGCCCGGGAACTCGGCCTGGGGGGCTGGGTGCGCAACCGCGCCGATGGGTCGGTGGAGGTGCAGGCCGAGGGCCCCGCCAGCGACCTGGCGGAGCTGCGCCTGTGGTGCGAGCGGGGGCCCGCCGTGGCCCAGGTGACGGGAGTGGCGGTGACCACCCTGGGCAGCACCGGGCAGGACTGGTTCGAAATTCACGCCTGA
- a CDS encoding SRPBCC family protein, which yields MERLDQGARRLAVQLRLPLDPQWIWAVLTDYNNLNRYIPNLSSSRQLWRRGSRVGLEQVGSQQFCGLRFSARVELELEEDPERGELRFEMRNGDFRRFEGIWRVERDAVSTRLLYCLTVQGKPGMPIGLIEQRLQQDLASNLRGVQREASLRAQAAAA from the coding sequence ATGGAGCGCCTCGACCAGGGGGCACGGCGGCTGGCGGTGCAGCTGCGGCTGCCCCTCGATCCCCAGTGGATCTGGGCCGTGCTCACCGACTACAACAACCTCAATCGCTACATCCCCAACCTCAGCAGCTCCCGCCAGCTCTGGCGCCGGGGCAGCCGGGTGGGTCTGGAACAGGTGGGCAGCCAGCAGTTCTGCGGCCTGCGCTTCAGTGCACGGGTGGAGCTGGAGCTGGAGGAGGATCCGGAACGCGGTGAGTTGCGCTTCGAGATGCGCAACGGCGACTTCCGCCGTTTTGAGGGGATCTGGCGGGTGGAGCGCGATGCGGTGAGCACCCGGCTCCTCTATTGCCTCACGGTGCAGGGCAAACCGGGCATGCCGATCGGTCTGATCGAACAGCGCCTGCAGCAGGATCTGGCCAGCAATCTGCGCGGCGTCCAGAGGGAAGCCAGCCTACGGGCTCAAGCTGCAGCGGCCTGA
- a CDS encoding ferredoxin-NADP reductase, whose protein sequence is MRVATGRTSQSDSRMFSVVVEGFGLGQQRQAEQRFTVPFSQLQQTMQTIAQQGGRITAVTAVDGLGSTATPTAAETASQPAAPAAPAPAPAGEKAAAAQPATKSAVSHASVPVNTYKPKTPFIGTVTENYSLVGEGAIGRVHHITFDLAGGDPLLQYVEGQSIGIIPEGSDANGKPHKLRLYSIASTRHGDNMAGHTVSLCVRKLQYEKDGETINGVCSTYLCDIEPGTKVKITGPVGKEMLLPDDEEANVIMLATGTGIAPMRTYLRRMFEPAEREKNGWTFRGKAWLFMGAPKTPNLLYDADFEHYLSEFPDNFRYTKAISREQQNAKGGRMYIQDRVLEHADEIFAMIENPKTHVYMCGLKGMEPGIDEAMSAAAAAKGLNWAELRPALKKAERWHVETY, encoded by the coding sequence ATGCGTGTTGCCACCGGTCGCACCAGCCAGTCCGACAGTCGCATGTTCTCAGTGGTGGTGGAGGGTTTCGGCCTTGGCCAGCAGCGCCAGGCCGAGCAGCGCTTCACGGTGCCGTTCAGCCAGTTGCAACAAACGATGCAGACGATCGCCCAGCAGGGTGGTCGAATCACCGCAGTGACGGCCGTGGATGGTCTCGGCAGCACAGCCACCCCCACTGCAGCTGAAACCGCCAGCCAGCCAGCCGCCCCTGCAGCCCCCGCTCCTGCTCCGGCAGGCGAGAAGGCCGCCGCAGCCCAGCCCGCCACCAAATCCGCCGTGTCCCACGCCTCTGTCCCTGTCAACACCTACAAGCCGAAGACCCCCTTCATCGGCACGGTGACCGAGAACTACAGCCTGGTGGGCGAAGGGGCCATCGGCCGGGTGCACCACATCACCTTCGACCTGGCCGGTGGCGATCCCCTGCTGCAGTACGTGGAAGGCCAGAGTATCGGCATCATCCCCGAGGGCAGCGACGCCAACGGCAAGCCCCACAAGCTGCGCCTCTATTCGATCGCCAGCACCCGCCACGGCGACAACATGGCCGGCCACACCGTGTCGCTGTGCGTGCGCAAGCTGCAGTACGAGAAGGACGGCGAGACGATCAACGGCGTGTGCTCCACCTACCTCTGTGACATCGAGCCCGGCACCAAGGTGAAGATCACCGGCCCGGTGGGCAAGGAGATGCTTCTGCCCGACGACGAGGAGGCCAACGTGATCATGCTGGCCACCGGCACCGGCATCGCGCCGATGCGCACCTACCTGCGCCGCATGTTCGAGCCCGCCGAGCGGGAGAAGAACGGCTGGACCTTCCGCGGCAAGGCCTGGCTGTTCATGGGTGCCCCCAAGACCCCCAACCTGCTCTACGACGCCGACTTCGAGCACTACCTGAGCGAATTCCCCGACAACTTCCGCTACACCAAGGCCATCAGCCGCGAGCAGCAGAACGCCAAGGGCGGCCGCATGTACATCCAGGACCGGGTGCTGGAGCACGCCGACGAGATCTTCGCCATGATCGAAAATCCCAAGACCCACGTGTACATGTGCGGTCTCAAGGGCATGGAGCCGGGCATCGACGAGGCGATGAGCGCCGCCGCCGCCGCCAAGGGCCTGAACTGGGCCGAACTGCGCCCCGCCCTCAAGAAGGCCGAGCGCTGGCACGTGGAAACCTATTGA
- the pepN gene encoding aminopeptidase N has translation MSTVRLADYRPAPQLLERTDLTLRIHADHTEVEARLALRPNPQAEPGPLRLRGLDLELLELRLNGAPLPGEAYSQDADGVLLAAPPREPFLLESRVRIHPETNTTLEGLYLSGGLFTSQCEAEGFRRITFHPDRPDLLSRFRVRIEADRASCPVLLSNGNCVETGPLPGGRHYAVWDDPFPKPSYLFALVAGQLEEVRDSFTTASGRAVALRLHVEPGDTPYTAHAMASLKRAMAWDEQRYGLEYDLDEYNIVAVRHFNMGAMENKSLNIFNSKLVLADAETATDGELERIESVIAHEYFHNWTGNRITCRDWFQLSLKEGLTVFRDQSFTEDLHGAALNRIENVALLRNTQFREDAGPTAHPVQPDSYQAIDNFYTTTIYEKGSELIRMLHTLLGEETFMRGMALYVERHDGSAATCADFVQAMEDAATEAWSAETLAAETLAAAASAPRFDFAQFRRWYHQAGTPVLQVQRHWDGEAGVLELQIRQHTPPTPGQPEKQPLVIPLALGLIDQVGVPLAVRLEGEPEPAMDHPSGTRLVVIQQEEQRLRLVDLPRQHHPPALSLLRQFSAPVKLELGRPTAELVHLLAADRDPFARWDAGQELWRQALLARASGDGPLARALEEQLVDACGRILADPSLSDASRSALLALPGLAELEDAAVASGQVPDPPALFAAQQQLQRRFGEALAAPLTAALAACADGWTRPWPDGDGARRLTGLAWSWRAAAGDQAVIAAARAAVDGPSMTLARAGLRALQPLAIPEREAAMGAFYQRWQQRPVILDAWFAMEAAAPLADGLERVARLLEHPRYDPMAPNSVRAVLGGLVANTPVFHAADGSGYRFMAEQIAAVDRRNPITASRLAKVFSRWRSYGPQRSAAMAAALEQLAGAELSANTREVVGLCLGAA, from the coding sequence ATGTCCACGGTGCGTCTTGCCGACTACCGTCCCGCTCCCCAACTGCTGGAGCGCACCGATCTCACCCTGCGCATCCACGCCGATCACACCGAGGTGGAGGCCCGCCTGGCCTTGCGCCCCAATCCGCAGGCCGAACCCGGCCCGCTGCGGCTGCGGGGCCTCGACCTGGAGCTGCTGGAGCTCCGCCTCAATGGAGCGCCGCTGCCTGGGGAGGCCTACAGCCAGGACGCTGACGGTGTGCTGCTGGCTGCTCCGCCCCGCGAGCCGTTCCTGCTGGAGAGCCGGGTGCGCATCCATCCGGAGACGAACACCACCCTCGAGGGCCTCTACCTGAGCGGCGGCCTGTTCACCAGCCAGTGCGAGGCCGAGGGCTTCCGCCGCATCACCTTCCACCCCGACCGTCCCGACCTGCTCAGCCGCTTCCGGGTGCGGATCGAGGCCGACCGGGCCAGCTGTCCGGTGCTGCTCAGCAACGGCAACTGCGTGGAGACCGGCCCCTTGCCGGGCGGGCGCCACTACGCCGTCTGGGACGACCCCTTCCCCAAGCCCTCCTATCTGTTCGCCCTGGTGGCGGGCCAGCTGGAGGAGGTGAGGGACAGCTTCACCACCGCCAGCGGCCGTGCCGTGGCCCTGCGCCTGCACGTGGAGCCGGGCGACACCCCCTACACCGCCCACGCCATGGCCTCGCTGAAGCGGGCGATGGCCTGGGATGAGCAGCGCTATGGGCTGGAATACGACCTCGATGAATACAACATCGTTGCCGTGCGCCACTTCAACATGGGCGCCATGGAGAACAAGAGCCTCAATATCTTCAACTCCAAGCTGGTGCTGGCCGACGCCGAAACCGCCACCGACGGAGAACTCGAGCGCATTGAAAGTGTGATTGCCCATGAGTACTTCCACAACTGGACCGGCAACCGCATCACCTGCCGCGACTGGTTCCAGCTGTCGCTGAAGGAGGGGCTCACGGTGTTCCGTGACCAGAGCTTTACGGAGGATCTGCACGGTGCCGCCCTGAACCGCATTGAAAATGTGGCCCTGCTGCGCAACACCCAGTTTCGAGAAGATGCCGGCCCAACGGCCCATCCGGTGCAGCCCGATTCCTATCAGGCGATCGACAACTTCTACACCACCACAATCTACGAAAAGGGATCGGAGCTGATCCGCATGCTCCACACCCTGCTGGGGGAGGAGACGTTCATGCGCGGCATGGCCCTCTACGTGGAGCGCCACGACGGATCGGCCGCCACCTGCGCCGATTTCGTGCAGGCGATGGAGGATGCCGCCACCGAGGCCTGGTCTGCGGAAACCCTGGCCGCCGAAACCCTGGCTGCCGCTGCCAGCGCCCCCCGGTTCGATTTTGCCCAGTTCCGCCGCTGGTATCACCAGGCCGGCACGCCGGTGCTGCAGGTGCAGCGCCACTGGGATGGCGAGGCGGGGGTGCTGGAGCTGCAGATCCGCCAGCACACGCCGCCCACCCCCGGGCAACCCGAGAAGCAGCCGCTGGTGATCCCCCTGGCCCTGGGGCTGATCGACCAGGTGGGTGTGCCCCTGGCCGTGCGGCTGGAAGGGGAGCCCGAGCCGGCGATGGATCACCCCAGCGGCACCCGCCTGGTGGTGATCCAGCAGGAGGAGCAGCGGCTGCGGCTGGTGGACCTGCCCCGCCAGCACCATCCACCGGCCCTGTCGCTGCTGCGGCAGTTTTCGGCGCCGGTGAAGCTGGAGCTTGGCCGGCCCACCGCCGAGCTGGTGCACCTGCTGGCGGCCGATCGCGACCCCTTCGCCCGCTGGGATGCGGGCCAGGAGCTGTGGCGCCAGGCCCTGCTGGCCCGCGCCAGCGGCGACGGCCCCCTCGCCCGGGCGCTGGAGGAGCAGCTGGTGGACGCCTGCGGCCGCATCCTGGCGGATCCCTCCCTCTCGGATGCCAGCCGCAGCGCCCTGCTGGCGCTGCCGGGCCTGGCGGAGTTGGAGGACGCTGCGGTGGCATCGGGCCAGGTGCCCGATCCACCGGCCCTGTTCGCTGCCCAGCAGCAGCTGCAGCGGCGCTTCGGCGAGGCCCTGGCCGCTCCGCTCACCGCGGCCCTGGCGGCTTGCGCTGACGGCTGGACGCGGCCCTGGCCCGATGGCGATGGTGCCCGCCGGCTCACCGGGCTGGCCTGGAGCTGGCGGGCCGCCGCCGGCGATCAGGCGGTGATCGCCGCTGCCCGGGCGGCCGTGGACGGCCCCTCGATGACCCTGGCCCGCGCCGGCCTGCGGGCCCTGCAGCCCCTGGCGATCCCGGAGCGCGAGGCGGCGATGGGGGCCTTCTACCAGCGCTGGCAGCAGCGGCCGGTGATCCTCGACGCCTGGTTTGCCATGGAGGCCGCCGCCCCCCTGGCCGATGGCCTGGAGCGGGTGGCCCGGCTGCTGGAGCACCCCCGCTACGACCCGATGGCCCCCAATTCGGTGCGGGCGGTGCTGGGAGGGCTGGTCGCCAACACACCGGTGTTCCATGCCGCCGATGGCTCCGGCTACCGCTTCATGGCCGAGCAGATCGCCGCGGTGGACCGGCGCAACCCGATCACCGCCTCGCGCCTGGCCAAGGTGTTCAGCCGCTGGCGCAGCTACGGCCCCCAGCGCTCGGCGGCGATGGCGGCGGCCCTGGAGCAGCTGGCCGGCGCCGAGCTCTCGGCCAACACCCGCGAGGTGGTGGGCCTGTGCCTGGGTGCGGCCTGA
- a CDS encoding cAMP phosphodiesterase, whose translation MLALLGLFLGAVRPLPASAVPAAPAPPAGEAEMILYSGIAAMNVCVARSAGVGFDQAVAIAGETIARLIQSQHGSVISLVGSQPLSLDDLRKGAINSALLGAVEACPDQVPEAVRKDLQASLRRAMPGSGR comes from the coding sequence CTGCTTGCGCTGCTGGGACTGTTCCTGGGGGCTGTCCGGCCCTTGCCCGCCAGTGCCGTGCCGGCCGCTCCAGCGCCCCCCGCCGGGGAGGCGGAGATGATCCTCTACAGCGGCATCGCGGCGATGAATGTGTGCGTGGCTCGCAGTGCGGGGGTGGGCTTCGACCAGGCGGTGGCGATTGCCGGGGAAACCATCGCCCGGCTGATCCAGAGCCAGCACGGCAGCGTGATCAGCCTGGTGGGCAGCCAGCCCCTCAGCCTCGACGACCTGCGCAAGGGCGCGATCAATTCGGCGCTGCTGGGCGCCGTGGAGGCCTGTCCCGACCAGGTGCCCGAAGCGGTGCGCAAGGACCTGCAGGCCAGCCTGCGCCGCGCCATGCCCGGCTCCGGCCGCTGA
- a CDS encoding glucose-6-phosphate dehydrogenase assembly protein OpcA, with product MSAQLTLQAPTALPPREVASYLERLWGEDLQHSNGAATFTLVVYEGSWLQQQLIRTGRAEGPLTGLLDPGLIEAAKVAVPALGLPLSTAVMDQRLAWELGQQPGAASAEDQRGQFVDAAISAHMPRRLITLAPTLDADRPLETLVAAYCPLPEEGGGGAACGDVVVLRGGRRALGGNLELVQPLIPTDLPCWVWWNSSLDEAPELLEALAPASRRLVVDSSLGQPRRCIDLLVDRIAAGQAVNDLNWLRLRTWRESLAMVFDPPARRDALEHVVQLDIDVEGDHPLKGLLLAAWIADRLGWQPQETYPVEADGIGPGIGASFLRPDGAAVQFRLMPVPVGSPKIHPGALVGLRLVCAPEGRPPLCVILCSESGGCMRLEAGGMAAMELAEDVVPLPNESEEKELARLLSGGHDTTNPLMASAARLAAQLLPQ from the coding sequence ATGTCCGCCCAACTCACCCTCCAGGCCCCCACCGCCCTGCCACCCCGTGAGGTGGCCAGCTACCTCGAGCGGCTCTGGGGCGAAGACCTGCAGCACTCCAATGGCGCCGCCACCTTCACCCTGGTGGTGTACGAGGGGTCGTGGCTGCAGCAGCAGTTGATCCGCACCGGCAGGGCGGAGGGACCGCTCACGGGTCTGCTCGACCCCGGTCTGATCGAGGCCGCCAAGGTGGCCGTGCCTGCCCTCGGTCTACCCCTGAGCACCGCCGTGATGGACCAGCGCCTGGCCTGGGAGCTGGGGCAGCAACCCGGTGCGGCCAGTGCGGAGGACCAGCGGGGCCAGTTCGTGGATGCGGCGATCAGCGCCCACATGCCGCGGCGGCTGATCACCCTGGCCCCCACCCTCGATGCCGATCGGCCCCTGGAAACCCTTGTGGCGGCCTACTGCCCCCTGCCGGAAGAGGGAGGCGGCGGCGCGGCCTGCGGTGACGTGGTGGTGCTGCGCGGCGGCCGCAGGGCCCTGGGCGGCAACCTGGAGCTGGTGCAGCCGCTGATCCCCACCGACCTGCCCTGCTGGGTGTGGTGGAACAGCAGCCTGGACGAGGCCCCCGAGCTGCTGGAGGCCCTGGCGCCAGCATCCAGGCGGCTGGTGGTGGACAGCTCCCTGGGCCAGCCGCGCCGCTGCATCGACCTGCTGGTGGACCGGATCGCCGCCGGCCAGGCGGTGAACGACCTCAACTGGCTGCGGCTGCGCACCTGGCGCGAATCGCTGGCGATGGTGTTCGACCCGCCGGCCCGCCGCGATGCCCTGGAGCACGTGGTGCAGCTGGACATCGACGTGGAGGGCGACCACCCGCTCAAGGGGCTGCTGCTGGCGGCCTGGATCGCCGACCGGCTGGGCTGGCAGCCCCAGGAGACGTACCCGGTGGAGGCCGACGGCATCGGCCCGGGCATCGGCGCCAGCTTCCTGCGGCCCGACGGGGCGGCGGTGCAGTTCCGGCTGATGCCCGTGCCGGTGGGCAGTCCCAAGATCCACCCCGGTGCCCTGGTGGGTCTGCGGCTGGTGTGCGCCCCCGAGGGCCGGCCGCCGCTGTGCGTGATCCTCTGCTCGGAGTCGGGGGGCTGCATGCGGCTGGAGGCCGGCGGCATGGCGGCGATGGAGCTGGCCGAGGACGTGGTGCCCCTGCCCAACGAGAGCGAGGAGAAGGAGCTGGCCCGGCTGCTCTCCGGTGGCCACGACACCACCAATCCGCTGATGGCCTCGGCCGCCCGCCTGGCCGCCCAGCTGCTGCCCCAGTGA
- a CDS encoding glucose-6-phosphate dehydrogenase, with protein MQAVLTNPLRVGLRQERVIPPQCIVIFGASGDLTHRKLVPALFELYRQRRLPSEFAVLGCARRPWSDEEFRSRMAEAMASTIAADPQAWEGFASALYYEPADLSDPASIVRLGERLDQLDRQRATRGNRTFYLSVSPAFYGSGCRALAAAGLLADSERSRVVIEKPFGTDYASAQALNKVVQACAKENQIFRIDHYLGKETVQNILVLRFANTIFEPIWNRNYIANVQITAAETVGVEERAGYYESSGALRDMVQNHLTQILALTAMEPPGRFDAEAIRNEKAKVLQAARLANDNEPWTCCVRGQYTAGGSSSRPIPGYRQEPGVDPNSTTETYVATKLFVDNWRWQGVPFYIRTGKRLPKRLSEVVLTFREAPVHLFDAAGGAPTPNQLILRIQPDEGTNIRFEVKAPGSGMRSRPVDMGFSYDESFGEPSDEGYVRLLADAMLGDPTLFTRSDEVEAAWRLYTPLLELIEDAPWRLPVQPYEARTWGPAASDSLLAEDGLGWRRP; from the coding sequence ATGCAAGCCGTCCTCACCAACCCCCTGCGGGTGGGCCTGCGGCAGGAGCGGGTGATTCCGCCCCAGTGCATCGTGATCTTCGGGGCCAGCGGTGACCTCACCCACCGCAAACTGGTGCCCGCCCTGTTCGAGCTCTACCGCCAGCGGCGCCTGCCCAGTGAATTCGCCGTGCTGGGCTGCGCCCGCCGCCCCTGGAGCGACGAGGAGTTCCGCAGCCGCATGGCCGAGGCGATGGCCTCCACCATCGCCGCCGATCCCCAGGCCTGGGAGGGCTTCGCTTCAGCCCTCTACTACGAACCGGCCGACCTCTCCGATCCGGCCTCGATCGTGCGGCTGGGCGAACGGCTCGACCAGCTCGACCGCCAGCGGGCCACCCGCGGCAACCGCACGTTCTACCTCTCGGTGTCGCCGGCCTTCTACGGCAGCGGCTGCCGGGCGCTGGCCGCGGCAGGGCTGCTGGCTGACAGCGAGCGCAGCCGGGTGGTGATCGAGAAGCCCTTCGGCACCGACTACGCCAGCGCCCAGGCCCTCAACAAGGTGGTGCAGGCCTGCGCCAAGGAGAACCAGATCTTCCGCATCGACCACTATCTCGGCAAGGAGACGGTGCAGAACATCCTGGTGCTGCGCTTCGCCAACACGATCTTCGAGCCGATCTGGAACCGCAACTACATCGCCAACGTGCAGATCACCGCCGCCGAAACCGTGGGGGTGGAGGAGCGGGCCGGGTACTACGAGAGCAGTGGCGCCTTGCGCGACATGGTGCAGAACCACCTCACCCAGATCCTGGCGCTCACGGCCATGGAGCCCCCCGGCCGCTTCGACGCCGAGGCGATCCGCAATGAGAAGGCCAAGGTGCTGCAGGCGGCGCGGCTGGCCAACGACAACGAGCCCTGGACCTGCTGCGTGCGCGGCCAGTACACCGCCGGCGGCAGCAGCAGCCGGCCTATTCCGGGCTACCGCCAGGAGCCGGGAGTGGACCCGAACAGCACCACGGAAACCTATGTGGCCACCAAGCTGTTCGTGGACAACTGGCGCTGGCAGGGGGTGCCCTTCTACATCCGCACCGGCAAGCGCCTGCCCAAGCGCCTCTCCGAGGTGGTGCTCACCTTCCGCGAGGCGCCGGTGCATCTGTTCGACGCCGCCGGCGGCGCCCCCACCCCCAACCAGCTGATCCTCAGGATCCAGCCGGATGAAGGCACCAACATCCGCTTCGAGGTGAAGGCGCCCGGCTCCGGCATGCGCAGCCGGCCGGTGGACATGGGCTTCAGCTACGACGAGAGCTTCGGCGAACCCAGCGACGAGGGCTATGTGCGCCTGCTGGCCGACGCCATGCTCGGCGATCCCACCCTGTTCACCCGCAGCGACGAGGTGGAGGCGGCCTGGCGGCTCTACACCCCCCTGCTGGAGCTGATCGAGGACGCCCCCTGGCGGCTGCCGGTGCAGCCCTACGAGGCCCGCACCTGGGGTCCGGCCGCCTCCGATTCCCTGCTGGCCGAGGACGGCCTGGGGTGGCGTCGCCCCTGA
- a CDS encoding cobyrinate a,c-diamide synthase, whose amino-acid sequence MPCLIAAPCSGSGKTLLSLCLAALARRRGLRLQPFKVGPDYLDPQLLSRVSGLACRNLDPLLCGEAWVERCFTWHGSRADLALVEGVMGLFDGRGPSSEGSSAAVAAQLDLPVVLVVEASRQAGSLAALVRGFRDHGPPPVQLAGVVLNRVGSARHRALLAEALAAIEVPLLGVLPSHPALELPSRHLGLLAPGEIGDLAGRSQAWAELAEQHLALERLWPLLQPPACRLAHDPIHNLLSAASEPGSAPLPQGATPIPVAVASDAAFHFRYPEAAELLQACGLEPRPWSPLADEPLPAACRGVLLPGGYPELHAAQLAASGRSLGALRQAAAAGLPVVAECGGLLLLGRELCDGEGHPHPMAGVLPFRARRGELSLGYRQATALGDSLLLRQGERLWGHEFHRWQLQDAPAGAEPLWQLEGWGCPARPEGWRRANVHASWLHLHWAGCPAIPTRLATAAAACQRGG is encoded by the coding sequence ATGCCCTGCCTGATCGCCGCGCCCTGCAGTGGCAGTGGCAAGACCCTGCTCAGCCTCTGCCTGGCGGCCCTGGCCCGCCGACGCGGGCTGCGCCTGCAGCCATTCAAGGTGGGGCCCGACTACCTCGACCCCCAGCTGCTCAGCCGGGTGAGCGGCCTGGCCTGCCGCAACCTCGACCCCCTGCTCTGCGGCGAGGCCTGGGTGGAGCGCTGCTTCACCTGGCACGGCAGCCGCGCCGACCTGGCCCTGGTGGAGGGGGTGATGGGGCTGTTCGACGGCCGCGGCCCCAGCAGCGAGGGCAGCTCGGCGGCGGTGGCGGCCCAGCTGGATCTGCCGGTGGTGCTGGTGGTGGAGGCGTCGCGCCAGGCGGGATCGCTGGCGGCGCTGGTGCGCGGCTTCCGCGACCACGGCCCACCGCCGGTGCAACTGGCGGGAGTGGTGCTCAACCGGGTGGGCAGCGCCCGCCACCGCGCCCTGCTGGCCGAGGCGCTGGCGGCGATCGAGGTGCCGCTGCTGGGGGTACTGCCCAGCCACCCCGCCCTGGAGCTGCCCTCGCGCCACCTGGGACTGCTGGCGCCGGGCGAGATCGGCGACCTGGCCGGCCGCAGCCAGGCCTGGGCCGAGCTGGCGGAGCAGCACCTGGCGCTGGAGCGGCTCTGGCCGCTGCTGCAGCCGCCCGCCTGCCGCCTCGCCCACGATCCGATCCACAACCTGCTCAGCGCAGCCAGCGAGCCCGGATCAGCGCCACTGCCCCAGGGCGCGACGCCCATTCCGGTGGCCGTGGCCAGCGACGCCGCCTTCCACTTCCGCTACCCGGAAGCCGCCGAACTGCTGCAGGCCTGCGGCCTCGAGCCCCGGCCCTGGAGCCCCCTGGCCGATGAGCCCCTGCCGGCAGCCTGCCGCGGCGTGCTGCTGCCCGGCGGCTATCCGGAACTGCACGCGGCCCAGCTGGCGGCCAGCGGCCGCAGCCTGGGGGCCCTGCGCCAGGCCGCGGCGGCGGGACTGCCGGTGGTGGCCGAGTGCGGCGGCCTGCTGCTGCTGGGCCGGGAGCTCTGCGACGGCGAGGGGCACCCCCATCCCATGGCCGGCGTGCTGCCCTTCCGGGCCCGCCGCGGCGAGCTGAGCCTGGGTTACCGCCAGGCCACCGCCCTGGGCGACAGCCTGCTGCTGCGCCAGGGCGAGCGCCTCTGGGGCCATGAATTCCACCGCTGGCAGCTGCAGGACGCCCCTGCAGGCGCCGAGCCGCTGTGGCAGCTGGAGGGCTGGGGCTGCCCGGCGCGGCCGGAGGGCTGGAGGCGGGCCAACGTGCACGCCAGCTGGCTGCACCTGCACTGGGCGGGCTGCCCGGCCATCCCCACCCGCCTGGCCACGGCGGCCGCCGCATGCCAGCGTGGGGGCTGA
- a CDS encoding histidine kinase, whose product MANPSPTGADDPGQGDDRQDLRLLLVAANHHLASADLRNLLQMLKSEEVGFAVNLELADPARQPELLELHRLVATPALVKLSPLPRQVFAGNAITQKLRTWLPRWQQQQVVTDLGMSLEPVEIDGSRSRRELQLEDQLLVLRQENETLTERLGVQERLLRMVAHELRTPLTAAKLAAQSHELGQIDAGRFQDVLRRRLNDIEALSQDLLEVGTTRWEALFNPQRLNLGTVAAETILELEKLWVGRQLRLVTDIPADLPDVYADSRRMRQVLLNLLENALKYTPDDGEVSLALLHRTSQWVQVSICDSGPGIPASEQQRIFQDRVRLPQTSQTTSGYGVGLSVCRRIAEVHGGRIWVVSEPGEGACFHVTVPVWQGQGQPSLTNGHPDP is encoded by the coding sequence ATTGCCAACCCCTCCCCCACCGGAGCCGACGATCCCGGCCAGGGCGATGACCGCCAGGACCTGCGGCTGCTGCTGGTTGCGGCCAACCACCACCTGGCCAGCGCCGATCTGCGCAACCTGCTGCAGATGCTCAAGAGCGAAGAAGTGGGGTTCGCGGTGAATCTGGAGCTGGCCGATCCGGCCCGGCAGCCGGAACTGCTGGAACTGCACCGGCTGGTGGCCACGCCGGCCCTGGTGAAGCTCTCCCCCCTGCCCAGGCAGGTGTTCGCTGGCAACGCCATCACCCAGAAGCTGCGCACCTGGCTGCCCCGCTGGCAACAGCAGCAGGTGGTCACCGACCTGGGCATGAGCCTGGAGCCGGTGGAGATCGACGGCAGCCGCAGCCGCCGGGAGCTGCAGCTGGAGGACCAGCTGCTGGTGCTGCGCCAGGAGAACGAGACCCTCACCGAGCGGCTGGGGGTGCAGGAGCGGCTGCTGCGGATGGTGGCCCACGAACTGCGCACGCCGCTCACCGCCGCCAAGCTGGCGGCCCAGAGCCACGAGCTGGGCCAGATCGACGCCGGGCGTTTCCAGGACGTGCTCAGGCGCCGGCTCAACGACATCGAGGCCCTCTCCCAGGACCTGCTGGAGGTGGGCACCACCCGCTGGGAGGCCCTGTTCAACCCCCAGCGGCTCAACCTGGGCACGGTGGCGGCCGAGACGATCCTGGAGCTGGAGAAACTGTGGGTGGGCCGTCAGCTGCGCCTGGTGACCGACATCCCCGCCGACCTGCCGGACGTGTACGCCGACAGCCGGCGCATGCGCCAGGTGCTGCTCAACCTGCTGGAGAACGCCCTCAAGTACACCCCGGACGACGGCGAAGTGAGCCTGGCCCTGCTGCACCGCACCAGCCAGTGGGTGCAGGTGAGCATCTGCGACAGCGGACCGGGCATCCCGGCCAGCGAACAGCAGCGCATCTTCCAGGACCGGGTGCGCCTGCCCCAGACCTCCCAGACGACCTCCGGCTATGGCGTGGGCCTGTCGGTGTGCCGGCGCATCGCCGAGGTGCACGGCGGCCGCATCTGGGTGGTGTCCGAGCCCGGCGAAGGGGCCTGTTTCCACGTGACCGTGCCGGTGTGGCAGGGCCAGGGTCAGCCCTCCTTGACGAACGGTCACCCCGACCCGTAA